The following are encoded in a window of uncultured Ilyobacter sp. genomic DNA:
- a CDS encoding class 1 isoprenoid biosynthesis enzyme: MSKIDIGKLMIGNIKLTKLFKNSYFDLLKIEKEMMMEIKKLDFSKEFYFSEKKINFLESFKQNFFTFLILSILKQSGIKNEKLVKYGKVIYCLRVIITCTDNIIDNENKGVLFLKTPKNPVVNNVLLLMVCQNIMISTLKVLGDDRGEISRVILEKIHRVAESEGMRDEKLYEKYPDPQEVIKKIHMGIGGELLQLSLWAPMKLEKSVSLEKFNNGLYDIGISLQGLDDLSDMEEDLEAKKINLGISYLIKDLSLEKYNLKVKFPTDYEKTTEEFRNFLSKYTGECIEKSLEGFEKLRKGGYPISREEATLLMKILFKLRGLEKLWEIGYENK; encoded by the coding sequence ATGAGTAAAATAGATATAGGGAAACTTATGATAGGAAATATAAAATTGACAAAACTTTTTAAAAATTCTTATTTTGATCTTTTAAAAATAGAGAAAGAGATGATGATGGAGATAAAAAAACTGGATTTTTCAAAGGAATTTTATTTTTCCGAAAAAAAGATAAATTTTCTGGAAAGTTTTAAACAGAATTTCTTTACTTTTCTTATATTGAGTATATTAAAACAAAGCGGAATAAAGAATGAAAAACTTGTAAAGTACGGGAAAGTGATATACTGTTTGAGAGTGATAATAACGTGTACAGATAATATTATAGATAACGAGAATAAGGGTGTTCTTTTTTTGAAGACACCAAAAAATCCTGTTGTGAATAATGTACTTCTGCTCATGGTGTGTCAGAACATAATGATCAGCACACTGAAGGTCCTCGGAGATGACAGGGGAGAAATATCAAGGGTAATATTAGAAAAAATTCATAGGGTGGCAGAAAGTGAAGGGATGAGGGACGAGAAACTTTATGAAAAATATCCTGATCCTCAGGAGGTAATTAAAAAAATACATATGGGTATAGGAGGTGAACTCTTACAGCTTTCACTATGGGCACCTATGAAGTTGGAAAAATCTGTATCATTGGAAAAATTTAATAATGGTTTATACGATATTGGGATCTCCCTTCAGGGGCTAGATGATCTAAGTGACATGGAGGAGGACCTTGAGGCTAAAAAGATAAACCTCGGGATATCTTATCTTATAAAAGATCTATCACTTGAAAAATATAATTTGAAAGTTAAATTTCCTACAGACTATGAAAAAACTACCGAAGAATTCAGAAATTTTTTGTCTAAATACACAGGAGAGTGTATAGAAAAGTCTCTGGAAGGCTTTGAAAAGCTGAGAAAAGGTGGCTATCCTATTTCAAGAGAGGAAGCGACACTCCTTATGAAGATCCTTTTCAAACTGAGGGGGCTGGAGAAACTGTGGGAGATTGGTTACGAAAATAAATAG
- the gatA gene encoding Asp-tRNA(Asn)/Glu-tRNA(Gln) amidotransferase subunit GatA, which yields MDRFYKLTAFEIKEKVSRGEIKAVDVIADIFDRIEKTESKIDSFVSLRKEEALEEARKIDQKVASGEPLGALAGVPVALKDNMVSYNDPSSSCSKILEGYIGVYDATVVKKIRESDAIIIGKTNMDQFAMGSSTVTSCYKKTKNPWDTERVPGGSSGGSASAVAAQQAIITLGSDTGGSIRQPASFCGVVGLKPTYGRVSRYGLMAFASSLDQIGPFTKTVKDAALCMNVISGSDDYDSTVQDVEVPDYTTFLTGDVKGMKIGVPKEYFVEGMKPEVEKSVRDAIEKFKEMGAEIVDISLPHTKYGVSAYYIIAPAEASSNLARFDGVRYGHRSEEYSGVEDLYVKSRSEGFGDEVKRRIMMGTYVLSAGFYDAYYKKAQKVRRLMKEDFDRAFENVDIILTPTSPSSAFRLDDEKTPLEMYLEDVFTIPLNMAGLPGISVPAEVVNGLPIGIQLVGKPFGEGDILRAADAFERTRGEWEFPAFE from the coding sequence ATGGATAGATTTTATAAGCTTACTGCTTTTGAAATAAAAGAAAAGGTCTCTAGGGGAGAGATAAAGGCAGTAGATGTGATAGCTGATATTTTTGACAGGATAGAAAAAACTGAAAGTAAAATAGACAGCTTTGTTTCCCTGAGAAAAGAGGAAGCCTTAGAGGAAGCCAGGAAGATAGATCAAAAGGTAGCCAGTGGAGAGCCTCTTGGTGCACTAGCAGGAGTACCGGTGGCACTGAAGGACAATATGGTATCCTACAACGATCCTTCGTCGTCTTGCTCTAAGATTTTAGAGGGATATATAGGGGTATACGATGCAACTGTAGTGAAAAAAATAAGAGAATCGGATGCTATAATAATAGGGAAGACAAATATGGATCAGTTCGCAATGGGATCATCTACAGTTACTTCCTGCTATAAAAAAACTAAAAATCCTTGGGATACTGAAAGAGTTCCTGGAGGGAGCAGCGGAGGGTCAGCAAGTGCTGTGGCCGCACAGCAGGCCATAATTACCCTTGGTTCAGATACTGGAGGAAGTATAAGACAGCCCGCTTCATTTTGTGGTGTAGTAGGATTAAAGCCCACTTACGGAAGGGTTTCAAGATACGGGCTTATGGCTTTTGCATCTTCTCTTGATCAAATAGGACCATTTACCAAAACTGTAAAAGACGCCGCCCTTTGTATGAATGTAATATCGGGATCGGACGATTATGATTCTACTGTTCAGGATGTAGAGGTTCCTGATTATACAACCTTCCTTACAGGGGATGTAAAGGGAATGAAAATAGGAGTTCCAAAGGAGTATTTTGTAGAGGGGATGAAACCCGAGGTAGAAAAATCTGTAAGAGATGCAATTGAAAAATTTAAAGAGATGGGTGCTGAGATTGTGGACATCTCTCTTCCCCACACAAAGTACGGAGTATCGGCTTATTATATAATTGCTCCTGCCGAAGCAAGTTCAAACCTTGCCAGATTTGACGGAGTAAGATATGGACACAGAAGTGAAGAGTATAGCGGGGTAGAGGATCTATATGTAAAGTCAAGAAGTGAAGGCTTTGGAGACGAGGTGAAAAGAAGGATAATGATGGGAACCTATGTTCTGAGTGCAGGGTTCTATGATGCATACTACAAAAAAGCTCAAAAAGTAAGAAGACTCATGAAAGAAGATTTTGACAGGGCCTTTGAAAATGTGGATATAATACTGACTCCAACGTCTCCAAGTTCCGCTTTTAGATTAGACGACGAAAAGACACCTCTTGAGATGTACCTAGAAGATGTGTTTACAATTCCGCTGAATATGGCTGGACTTCCTGGAATATCTGTACCTGCAGAAGTAGTTAATGGTCTTCCTATAGGGATACAGTTAGTAGGGAAGCCGTTTGGCGAGGGAGATATCCTAAGAGCTGCTGATGCCTTTGAAAGAACAAGAGGGGAATGGGAATTTCCAGCGTTTGAATAA
- a CDS encoding HAD-IB family phosphatase has translation MKKRIFLVDFDRTITDRDTTDAILERYNPELLADTRRMFHRGEVDIKRYLKILVESLSLTEKEFEEEISVGVEIDSFFKSFFEKENEVRIVSAGTYHNVMSNLKKAGIEFPREHVYSNTLKFDGKTIKVEFPDTDSFEGICKRRVVEKYKREYEEVVFIGDGVPPRRIGYLLKKVSSWKSTTLQITSSTLPMIALKR, from the coding sequence ATGAAAAAAAGAATTTTTCTGGTGGATTTTGACAGAACAATAACTGACAGAGATACGACAGATGCCATCTTGGAAAGATACAACCCTGAGCTTTTAGCAGATACCCGTAGGATGTTTCACCGTGGGGAAGTGGATATAAAGAGATATCTTAAGATTCTTGTAGAATCTCTTTCTCTTACTGAAAAAGAGTTTGAAGAGGAAATCTCTGTTGGAGTAGAAATAGATTCTTTTTTTAAGAGTTTTTTTGAAAAAGAAAATGAAGTAAGAATTGTAAGTGCCGGGACTTACCACAATGTAATGTCAAATTTGAAAAAAGCAGGCATTGAATTTCCAAGGGAACATGTCTATTCAAATACATTGAAGTTTGATGGGAAAACTATAAAAGTGGAGTTCCCAGATACCGATTCCTTTGAAGGCATATGCAAAAGAAGAGTGGTTGAAAAGTATAAGAGAGAGTATGAAGAAGTGGTATTTATAGGAGATGGGGTGCCTCCAAGGCGCATAGGATATTTGCTAAAAAAGGTCTCAAGCTGGAAGAGTACTACCTTGCAAATAACATCGAGTACACTCCCTATGATAGCTTTGAAGAGATAA
- the gatC gene encoding Asp-tRNA(Asn)/Glu-tRNA(Gln) amidotransferase subunit GatC: MSLTREEVLKVAKLARLEFKDEEIQKFQIQLNDILGYVDILDEVDTEGVEPLIQINEGVGKLREDEVRSSFTAEEALRNAPQSEGGTVIVPKVVGE, encoded by the coding sequence ATGTCTTTAACCAGAGAAGAAGTTTTGAAAGTGGCTAAACTTGCCAGGCTTGAATTCAAAGATGAGGAGATACAGAAATTCCAGATACAGCTAAATGATATATTAGGATATGTAGATATACTGGATGAGGTGGACACAGAGGGAGTCGAGCCACTGATTCAGATAAACGAGGGAGTTGGGAAATTAAGAGAAGATGAGGTAAGAAGTTCATTTACCGCAGAAGAAGCACTCAGAAATGCTCCTCAGTCAGAGGGGGGCACTGTAATAGTTCCAAAGGTTGTGGGAGAATAG
- the cysK gene encoding cysteine synthase A, with protein MIFNNSIGLIGDTPVVKLSNIQEDGMAEIYIKLEGKNPGGSIKDRAALGMIEEAEKTGILQKGGTIIEPTSGNTGIALTFIGVLKGYKVIVVMPDTMSVERQNIVKAYGGELVLTDGALGMRGAIEKAEELSATMPGTFIPQQFTNRANPAKHYETTAEEILRDFDHLDAFVTGVGTGGTITGIGKKLKEKIDKIKIYAVEPETSAVMSGEDPGKHKIQGIGAGFIPDILDLDIVDEVVKITDAEAYEAARDTAKKEGVLLGVSSGANIAAAIKVARELGEGKKVLTVSPDGGEKYLSTDLYG; from the coding sequence ATGATTTTTAACAATTCAATAGGGCTTATAGGTGATACCCCTGTGGTAAAACTGTCCAACATTCAAGAAGACGGAATGGCTGAAATATATATAAAGTTAGAGGGTAAAAATCCCGGAGGAAGCATAAAGGACAGGGCTGCCCTAGGAATGATAGAAGAGGCTGAAAAAACAGGAATTCTACAAAAAGGCGGGACAATAATAGAACCCACAAGTGGAAATACAGGTATTGCATTGACATTTATAGGAGTTTTGAAAGGGTACAAGGTCATAGTAGTAATGCCTGATACAATGAGTGTAGAGAGACAAAATATAGTGAAAGCATATGGTGGAGAACTTGTGCTAACTGATGGGGCATTGGGAATGAGAGGTGCAATAGAGAAGGCTGAAGAACTTTCTGCTACCATGCCTGGGACTTTTATACCTCAACAATTTACCAACAGAGCAAACCCTGCAAAGCATTATGAAACCACAGCAGAAGAGATCCTTAGGGATTTTGACCATTTAGATGCTTTTGTGACAGGAGTAGGTACCGGGGGTACAATAACAGGGATAGGTAAAAAACTTAAAGAAAAAATCGATAAGATCAAAATATATGCTGTAGAACCGGAAACATCTGCTGTGATGTCAGGAGAAGACCCTGGAAAACACAAGATACAAGGTATAGGGGCGGGATTTATTCCTGATATATTAGATCTTGATATTGTGGATGAAGTGGTAAAAATAACAGATGCAGAGGCTTATGAAGCCGCTAGAGACACTGCAAAAAAAGAGGGTGTTCTCCTAGGTGTATCTTCAGGGGCCAACATTGCTGCGGCAATAAAAGTGGCAAGAGAGCTAGGAGAGGGTAAAAAAGTATTGACGGTATCTCCAGACGGAGGAGAGAAATATCTGTCTACAGATCTTTATGGATAA
- the epsC gene encoding serine O-acetyltransferase EpsC, translating to MAMFQGLKYDLDNILKQDPAARSRLEVFLLYPSIHSVLFHRVSSFLYKRKFFFLARLISQFSRFLTGIEIHPGAKIGKGLFIDHGMGIVIGETAVVGNNVTLYHQVTLGGTGNEKGKRHPTVEDGCIIGSGAKVLGNITLGTKSRVGANSVVLKDVPAGATVVGIPAAIKKKQYKINKEAEIVFKRA from the coding sequence ATGGCTATGTTCCAAGGATTAAAATACGATTTAGACAATATACTTAAACAAGATCCTGCTGCAAGAAGTAGACTAGAAGTATTTCTTCTTTATCCGAGTATTCACTCGGTTCTTTTCCATAGAGTATCCAGTTTTCTTTATAAGAGAAAGTTTTTTTTCCTGGCTAGACTAATATCTCAATTTTCACGTTTTTTAACAGGAATAGAAATACACCCAGGGGCTAAGATAGGAAAAGGACTTTTCATTGACCACGGTATGGGAATAGTAATAGGTGAAACAGCTGTGGTAGGAAATAATGTGACCCTATATCATCAGGTTACTCTCGGAGGGACTGGGAACGAGAAGGGGAAAAGACATCCTACGGTAGAAGATGGATGTATAATAGGATCAGGAGCCAAAGTATTGGGGAATATAACGCTTGGAACCAAAAGCAGAGTAGGAGCTAATTCGGTGGTCTTAAAAGATGTCCCTGCTGGAGCCACAGTAGTTGGAATACCAGCAGCGATAAAAAAAAAGCAATATAAGATAAACAAAGAAGCTGAAATAGTTTTTAAAAGGGCTTAA
- a CDS encoding DUF2147 domain-containing protein — MKKLLIFMILSINIMGKSFEGYWLIPSGKTIIHITQENKVFKGHVVWLKNPLYPKGDPMEGEIQVDRKNTDPLLIKRKVMGLKVVGDMEIDSENSNALKGGWVYDSWNGKKYYGKAELSEDNFLKLVGSLDPWGIIGYSQKCIRVISPEKYGLPLIN; from the coding sequence ATGAAAAAACTTTTGATTTTTATGATATTATCAATAAATATAATGGGAAAATCCTTTGAAGGGTACTGGCTCATCCCGTCAGGAAAAACAATAATACATATAACTCAGGAAAATAAGGTGTTCAAAGGACATGTGGTATGGCTAAAAAACCCCCTATACCCCAAAGGAGACCCCATGGAAGGGGAGATTCAGGTAGACAGAAAAAATACAGATCCCCTCCTTATAAAGAGAAAGGTCATGGGTTTAAAAGTAGTAGGTGATATGGAGATAGACTCTGAAAACAGCAATGCTTTAAAAGGTGGCTGGGTGTATGACTCTTGGAACGGGAAAAAGTACTATGGAAAAGCTGAGTTGTCTGAAGACAATTTTTTAAAACTAGTGGGATCCCTTGATCCCTGGGGGATTATTGGATATTCTCAGAAGTGTATACGTGTAATTTCTCCTGAAAAATACGGTTTGCCCCTGATAAATTAA
- a CDS encoding pseudouridine synthase, translating to MRINKYLSSIGVASRREIDRLVESGSVIVNGTMATPGMQVSEKDVIEINGKKLHKKSEKKLYFMLNKPTGVISAAKDDRGRKTVVDLIKCKERIYPVGRLDFDTEGLILLTNDGDFFNKLMHPKSEVYKEYHVDVMGRVNKLEMDKLKRGIKLEDGITLPAKVELLDSSHETSKLRITIREGRNRQVRRMCKAIGHPVIHLKREKIGELGLGDLKKGGFRELTKKEVEYLYSL from the coding sequence ATGAGGATAAATAAATATCTTTCTTCTATAGGAGTAGCATCTAGAAGAGAGATAGACAGGCTCGTAGAAAGTGGTTCTGTGATAGTGAACGGTACCATGGCAACACCTGGAATGCAGGTGTCAGAGAAAGATGTTATAGAGATAAATGGGAAAAAGCTTCATAAGAAAAGTGAAAAAAAACTGTATTTTATGCTCAATAAACCTACTGGAGTGATAAGTGCAGCAAAGGACGACAGAGGAAGAAAAACTGTGGTTGACCTTATAAAATGCAAAGAGAGAATCTATCCGGTGGGAAGACTTGATTTTGATACAGAGGGTTTGATTCTTCTGACCAATGATGGAGATTTTTTCAATAAATTAATGCACCCAAAATCTGAAGTGTACAAAGAGTACCATGTGGACGTTATGGGTAGGGTAAATAAACTTGAAATGGACAAACTCAAAAGAGGGATAAAACTAGAAGACGGGATAACCCTTCCTGCCAAAGTGGAACTTTTAGATTCTTCTCATGAAACATCAAAATTGAGAATAACCATCAGAGAGGGAAGAAATCGTCAAGTAAGAAGGATGTGTAAGGCGATAGGGCACCCTGTAATTCATCTGAAAAGAGAAAAAATAGGTGAATTGGGGCTAGGAGACTTAAAAAAAGGAGGGTTCAGAGAGCTAACCAAAAAAGAGGTCGAGTATCTATACTCTCTGTAA
- a CDS encoding TrkH family potassium uptake protein, with protein MIGFPLRKMLPSRIMLIFFVIAIFIGSFLLLLPAAVTPGNEIDYLTSIFTVTSAVCVTGLTVVDVSKVFSPFGQGVILFFIQLGGLGIMTFSSILFMMIGKRITYHEMRILKEDLNAENTGEIIYFITRLVRIVFTIEIIGAVFLTLEFLQEMPFKRALLFGIFHSISAFCNAGFSLFTTGLEGYSGSIIINLTIALLIILGGIGFAVISSFINYYKTKKKRFNLSSKVVLLISTILTIAGTVLFFALEYKNPETIGNMNIFNKVMASFFQSVTTRTAGFNTVPMGSLTPGTIFLFCVLMFIGASPGSTGGGIKTTTFGVIMVYVVGIVRGQEDIEMANRRISWEILNRALAILVISVGYVSAIILIMLMTDHLGFSETIFEVISAFGTVGLSMGITADMNEFSRILIVITMLIGRVGPLTFALALGEQLKTKERKYPKENILIG; from the coding sequence ATGATTGGTTTTCCACTAAGAAAAATGCTTCCATCGAGAATAATGCTTATATTTTTTGTCATTGCGATATTTATAGGCAGTTTTCTGTTGCTTCTACCTGCTGCAGTAACCCCGGGAAATGAGATAGATTATCTCACTTCTATTTTTACAGTTACTTCGGCAGTGTGCGTAACAGGTCTCACAGTGGTAGATGTCAGTAAAGTTTTTTCACCTTTTGGTCAGGGGGTTATACTTTTTTTCATCCAGCTAGGTGGGCTAGGGATAATGACTTTTTCATCTATTTTATTTATGATGATAGGTAAAAGAATAACTTATCACGAAATGAGAATACTGAAAGAAGACCTCAATGCAGAAAATACCGGCGAGATAATTTACTTCATCACAAGGCTGGTAAGGATTGTTTTTACTATCGAGATTATCGGTGCTGTATTTTTAACTTTGGAATTTTTGCAAGAGATGCCCTTTAAAAGGGCCCTTCTTTTCGGAATTTTTCACTCAATATCGGCATTTTGTAATGCTGGATTTTCTCTCTTTACAACAGGTCTTGAGGGATATTCCGGAAGCATCATTATCAACTTGACAATTGCACTTCTTATAATATTGGGTGGGATCGGATTTGCAGTTATAAGTTCTTTTATTAACTATTATAAGACGAAGAAAAAAAGATTTAATCTGAGTTCTAAAGTGGTTCTCCTCATATCTACCATACTTACCATAGCGGGAACGGTGCTGTTTTTTGCACTGGAATACAAGAATCCTGAGACCATAGGAAACATGAATATATTTAACAAGGTCATGGCATCTTTTTTTCAAAGTGTCACTACAAGAACTGCTGGATTTAACACGGTGCCCATGGGGAGTCTTACGCCGGGAACGATATTTCTTTTCTGTGTTCTTATGTTTATAGGGGCTTCTCCCGGATCTACCGGAGGAGGGATAAAAACCACGACATTTGGGGTAATAATGGTCTACGTAGTGGGAATAGTCAGGGGACAGGAAGATATAGAGATGGCAAACAGAAGGATCTCATGGGAGATACTAAACAGAGCTCTGGCTATATTGGTTATCTCAGTGGGGTATGTGAGTGCTATAATTTTAATTATGCTCATGACGGACCACTTGGGATTCAGTGAGACAATATTTGAAGTTATATCGGCTTTCGGAACTGTGGGACTTTCAATGGGGATTACGGCTGATATGAATGAATTTTCAAGAATATTGATAGTAATAACAATGCTGATAGGAAGAGTAGGACCCCTTACTTTTGCTCTGGCACTAGGGGAACAGTTGAAAACGAAGGAAAGGAAATATCCTAAGGAAAATATTTTGATAGGATAA
- a CDS encoding cob(I)yrinic acid a,c-diamide adenosyltransferase, giving the protein MSISTKTGDKGKTSLWSGERVEKSSIRVEAYGTVDELNSFLADAKYYVKIERVKEIISEIQDDLFKVGGAIASIGAFKYPVTEKDVDRITGYIQEFEREISFKGFVIPGTTIQSAKLDICRSIARRSERRVITLSKDEDIDENVKKYLNRLSDLIYIMARYEEKSEGKLLLKRWD; this is encoded by the coding sequence ATGTCAATAAGCACAAAAACAGGAGACAAGGGGAAGACTAGTCTATGGAGCGGAGAAAGAGTAGAAAAATCTAGCATTAGAGTCGAGGCTTACGGAACAGTAGATGAACTTAATTCATTTCTAGCTGATGCCAAATATTATGTGAAGATCGAAAGAGTAAAGGAGATAATCTCTGAAATACAAGACGATCTTTTTAAAGTTGGAGGTGCCATTGCTAGTATAGGGGCCTTTAAATATCCAGTAACAGAGAAAGATGTAGATAGAATAACAGGTTATATTCAGGAATTCGAAAGGGAGATATCTTTTAAGGGATTTGTAATTCCTGGGACGACCATACAGTCAGCAAAGTTAGATATATGCAGAAGCATAGCAAGGAGAAGTGAAAGGAGAGTTATCACTCTTTCAAAGGATGAAGACATAGACGAAAATGTAAAGAAATATCTCAATAGATTGTCTGATTTGATATATATAATGGCAAGATATGAGGAAAAATCTGAGGGGAAGCTACTCCTCAAGAGGTGGGATTAA
- the pepT gene encoding peptidase T, translating to MKKITERFFKYIKIDTKSDESRLTCPSTESQMSFAKLMVEELKEIGMEEVSLDENGYVTATLPSNMGKEIPVIGFIAHMDTAPSFSGNNIKPRIVENYDGGEIVLNSQEDIIMSPFDFPELKNYLGQDIIVTDGTTLLGADDKAGITEIITAMEYLIKNPNIKHGEIKVGFTPDEEIGKGADLFDVKKFGADYAYTIDGGEIGELEYENFNAASARVKIRGRNIHPGASKNKMINSILLGMELNSMLPVSERPEYTENYEGFFLLYDMKGDVEITDMNYIIRDHHMEKFTQKKNLIQNSVDFLNKKYGSGIFELEIKDSYFNMREKVLPVMEIVDIAKKSMEDIGVNPIVKPTRGGTDGARLSYMGLPCPNIFTGGHNFHGKFEYIPVQSMEKSAELIVRICQNYAENEVFINKKNNI from the coding sequence ATGAAAAAAATTACAGAAAGATTTTTTAAATATATAAAGATCGATACCAAATCAGATGAAAGCAGACTAACTTGCCCTAGTACAGAGAGTCAGATGAGCTTTGCAAAACTAATGGTGGAGGAACTAAAAGAGATAGGGATGGAAGAAGTCTCATTAGATGAAAATGGGTATGTAACTGCAACTCTCCCTTCGAACATGGGGAAAGAAATTCCTGTAATAGGATTTATAGCCCATATGGATACTGCCCCGTCTTTTTCAGGGAATAACATAAAACCAAGAATTGTTGAAAATTATGATGGAGGAGAAATTGTCTTAAATAGTCAGGAGGATATAATAATGTCTCCTTTCGACTTTCCTGAACTAAAAAACTATCTTGGACAGGATATCATAGTCACAGACGGAACAACTCTTCTAGGAGCAGATGATAAGGCAGGAATAACTGAGATAATAACAGCTATGGAGTATCTCATAAAAAATCCTAATATAAAGCACGGGGAGATAAAGGTAGGTTTTACACCTGATGAGGAGATAGGAAAGGGGGCTGATCTTTTTGATGTGAAGAAGTTTGGGGCCGATTATGCCTATACAATCGACGGCGGTGAAATAGGAGAGTTGGAGTATGAAAATTTTAATGCCGCATCAGCAAGGGTAAAAATAAGAGGAAGAAATATTCATCCAGGGGCATCTAAAAACAAGATGATCAATTCTATACTTCTTGGGATGGAGTTAAACTCCATGCTGCCTGTGAGTGAAAGGCCTGAATACACTGAAAACTACGAGGGTTTTTTTCTTCTGTATGATATGAAAGGGGATGTGGAGATAACCGACATGAATTACATAATAAGGGATCATCATATGGAGAAATTTACTCAGAAAAAAAATCTTATTCAGAATTCTGTGGATTTTTTGAATAAAAAATATGGTTCTGGAATTTTTGAGCTGGAAATAAAGGACAGTTATTTTAACATGAGGGAAAAAGTCCTGCCTGTGATGGAAATAGTGGACATTGCAAAAAAATCTATGGAAGATATAGGAGTAAATCCCATAGTGAAGCCAACAAGAGGTGGAACCGATGGAGCCAGGCTTTCATATATGGGACTTCCATGTCCTAATATATTCACAGGGGGACATAATTTTCACGGAAAATTTGAGTATATTCCGGTGCAGTCAATGGAAAAATCTGCAGAACTTATAGTTAGAATATGTCAGAATTATGCAGAAAATGAAGTTTTTATAAATAAAAAAAATAATATATAA
- the gatB gene encoding Asp-tRNA(Asn)/Glu-tRNA(Gln) amidotransferase subunit GatB — protein MAREWESVIGLEVHLQLKTGTKVWCGCSADYDNSAPNTHTCPICLGHPGALPKLNRKVAEYGVKAALALNCRINNESRFDRKNYFYPDLTKGYQITQFDVPYAEEGYIDVKLNSGKESRIGITRIQIEEDTGKSIHAGEESFINYNRASIPLIEIISDPDIRSSEEAYEYLNLLKTSIKYTGISDVSMELGSLRCDANISVRPKGEEKYGTRVEVKNLNSFKAVARAIDYEIGRQIDVIENGGTISQETRLWDDESQVTRLMRSKEEAMDYRYFPEPDLGVLYISDELVDKIREEMPESKIDKVKRFIKEYGLSEYDSNILCDEIELGDYFETAARIAGNPKTTANWIITEVLRVLKDSQKSIDEFEISPEHLGEIVKLIGNGAISGKIAKQLFEIKLTDERTPEEIVKAEGLAQVADEGAIESMVDEVLANSAKLVEDYHNADEGRKPRVLKGLVGQVMKASKGKANPQMVTDLLTKKL, from the coding sequence ATGGCTAGAGAATGGGAATCGGTAATTGGGCTGGAAGTTCACTTGCAATTGAAAACTGGGACTAAGGTATGGTGCGGATGCAGTGCAGACTATGACAACTCGGCACCCAATACTCACACATGCCCTATTTGCCTAGGGCATCCGGGAGCACTTCCAAAACTAAACAGAAAAGTTGCAGAATACGGAGTCAAGGCGGCACTCGCACTAAATTGCAGGATAAATAATGAGAGTAGATTTGACAGAAAGAACTATTTTTATCCTGACCTCACCAAAGGGTATCAGATAACTCAGTTTGATGTACCCTATGCAGAAGAGGGATATATAGATGTAAAACTAAACTCTGGAAAAGAGAGTAGAATAGGGATCACAAGAATACAGATAGAGGAGGATACAGGAAAATCAATCCATGCAGGAGAGGAATCCTTTATCAATTATAACAGAGCCTCTATACCTCTGATTGAGATCATATCAGATCCGGACATAAGAAGCTCTGAAGAGGCCTATGAATACCTAAACCTCCTAAAAACGTCCATAAAATACACCGGTATAAGTGATGTATCTATGGAACTAGGATCCTTGAGATGTGATGCAAACATATCTGTAAGACCAAAGGGTGAGGAGAAATACGGTACAAGGGTAGAGGTAAAAAATCTAAATTCCTTTAAGGCAGTAGCGAGAGCTATCGACTATGAAATAGGCAGGCAGATAGATGTAATCGAAAATGGTGGAACAATCAGTCAAGAGACAAGACTCTGGGACGATGAATCTCAAGTGACAAGGCTCATGAGAAGCAAAGAAGAGGCCATGGATTACAGATACTTCCCGGAACCTGATCTAGGGGTACTCTACATATCTGATGAACTTGTGGATAAAATCAGAGAAGAGATGCCGGAATCTAAAATAGATAAAGTAAAAAGATTTATAAAAGAGTATGGACTTTCTGAATATGATTCAAACATACTTTGTGACGAGATAGAACTAGGAGATTATTTTGAAACTGCGGCAAGAATAGCAGGAAATCCAAAGACAACAGCTAACTGGATAATAACAGAGGTGCTGAGAGTACTTAAGGATAGTCAGAAATCCATAGATGAGTTTGAAATCTCACCAGAGCATTTGGGTGAGATAGTAAAACTCATAGGCAACGGAGCTATTTCTGGAAAAATAGCTAAGCAGCTTTTTGAGATAAAACTCACAGACGAGAGAACTCCTGAAGAGATAGTAAAGGCCGAGGGGCTAGCTCAGGTAGCTGACGAGGGAGCCATCGAAAGTATGGTAGACGAGGTTCTTGCAAATAGTGCAAAGCTTGTGGAAGACTACCATAATGCCGATGAGGGAAGAAAACCTAGAGTCCTAAAAGGACTGGTTGGACAGGTCATGAAGGCATCTAAGGGTAAGGCAAATCCTCAAATGGTAACTGATCTTTTGACAAAAAAATTATAA